DNA from Deltaproteobacteria bacterium:
CGAATGGTTCATCAAGGAGGATAAATGCAGGTGAATTGACGAGCGCCCTTGCTACCTCCACCCTTCTCCTTTCACCGCCTGAAAGGGCGTAAGCCTTTGTTGTTTTAATATGGCTTATCTTGAAATAGTTCATAAGGTTTTTTAGCCTTAAATTTTCTTCATCCTTAGGCAGATTCAAAAATTCAAGCACAGCCCGTATATTTTCTTCAACACTCAACTTCCTGAATACAGATGGTTCTTGAGGCAGATAACTTATACCGCGTCTTGCCCTCATATACATCGGCAGTTCAGTGATGTCATCATTGTCTATATTGACCTTGCCTGAATCAGGGGATATGAGTCCGACAATCATATAAAATATTGTTGT
Protein-coding regions in this window:
- the lptB gene encoding LPS export ABC transporter ATP-binding protein, yielding AKSFKKRMVVDDVSLEVRSGRIAGLLGPNGAGKTTIFYMIVGLISPDSGKVNIDNDDITELPMYMRARRGISYLPQEPSVFRKLSVEENIRAVLEFLNLPKDEENLRLKNLMNYFKISHIKTTKAYALSGGERRRVEVARALVNSPAFILLDEPFAGIDPIAVKDIQDMIKNLRDTGIGVLLTDHNVRETLDICDDVYIINEGKILKSGCPSEILKDKEVRKAYLGEGFRV